A region of Cucumis melo cultivar AY chromosome 2, USDA_Cmelo_AY_1.0, whole genome shotgun sequence DNA encodes the following proteins:
- the LOC103487424 gene encoding serine/threonine-protein kinase PBL34-like produces the protein MEKRCGCWGVLTRTVSGVCKSSVSRDSPNTIPRTSLVYDSATETRYLNASNRDLCTLNEAELASDNANPSQSDNTKSSKLLQFSFHELKAATGNFRPDSILGEGGFGFVFKGWIEENGTAPAKPGSGITVAVKSLKLDGLQGHREWVAEVAFLGQLHHPNLVKLIGYCNEDDQRLLVYEFMSRGSLENHLFRRTIPLPWSNRIKIALGAAKGLAFLHSGPVPVIYRDFKTSNILLDSDYNAKLSDFGFAKAGPQGDKTHVSTRVIGTYGYAAPEYVMTGHLTSKNDVYSFGVVLLEIVTGRRSMDKKRPSGEQNLVTWARPYLADKRKLYQIVDPRLEFNYSIKGVQKVSQLACSCLSRDPKLRPTMDEVVKILTPLQDLNDLAILTSHCRSSSQGRRKKKPEGLTYTQSFRASPLNTGKQHVR, from the exons ATGGAGAAAAGGTGTGGTTGTTGGGGTGTTTTGACTCGTACTGTTTCTGGTGTTTGCAAATCCTCTGTTTCCAGAGACTCTCCAAATACCATTCCTCGAACTAGCCTAGTTTATGATTCTG CTACCGAAACACGGTATTTAAATGCTAGCAACAGGGATCTCTGTACCTTGAATGAAGCTGAGCTAGCCTCTGATAATGCCAATCCATCACAATCGGATAATACAAAATCAAGCAAACTGCTTCAGTTCTCTTTTCATGAGCTCAAGGCAGCAACTGGGAACTTTAGACCTGATAGTATTCTTGGGGAAGGTGGATTTGGATTTGTCTTTAAAGGATGGATTGAAGAGAATGGGACGGCCCCTGCAAAACCCGGATCAGGAATTACAGTAGCTGTTAAGAGCTTGAAACTTGATGGTCTTCAAGGCCACAGAGAATGGGTG GCTGAGGTTGCCTTTCTCGGACAACTTCACCATCCAAATCTTGTTAAGCTTATAGGTTACTGTAACGAAGATGATCAACGTTTGCTTGTTTACGAGTTTATGAGCCGTGGAAGTCTTGAGAACCATCTTTTCAGAA GGACTATTCCTCTTCCATGGTCCAATAGGATTAAGATTGCCCTCGGAGCGGCGAAGGGATTGGCCTTTCTTCATAGTGGCCCAGTACCTGTTATCTACAGAGATTTTAAGACATCCAATATTTTGCTTGATTCG GATTACAATGCCAAGCTTTCTGATTTTGGTTTTGCAAAAGCTGGGCCTCAAGGAGACAAAACACATGTTTCTACCAGGGTAATTGGGACATATGGCTATGCTGCTCCTGAATATGTAATGACAG GACATCTGACATCTAAGAATGATGTTTATAGCTTTGGTGTTGTGCTTCTCGAGATTGTAACAGGGAGAAGATCCATGGACAAGAAACGTCCGAGCGGTGAACAAAACCTTGTCACATGGGCTCGACCATATTTAGCTGATAAAAGAAAGCTATATCAAATAGTAGATCCCCGCTTGGAATTTAACTATTCCATTAAAGGGGTGCAGAAAGTCTCCCAGCTTGCTTGCAGTTGCCTCAGCAGGGACCCAAAACTACGTCCAACCATGGATGAAGTCGTGAAGATTCTGACTCCACTACAAGATCTCAACGACCTCGCCATCCTAACATCTCACTGCCGCTCATCTTCACAAGGGAGGCGCAAGAAGAAACCCGAAGGCCTAACCTACACCCAAAGCTTCAGAGCTTCTCCATTGAACACTGGAAAGCAGCATGTAAGATGA
- the LOC103487425 gene encoding U11/U12 small nuclear ribonucleoprotein 25 kDa protein-like has translation MFFMSQIEPIVPDSCCISPRFHTNSFRRSLRYNRLPPQLLRLSVLKLDGSSFEVQVERTATVAAVRDAVESVFCEMSMNKEDFNISWPHVWGHFCLCYKHFKLMDDKSRIQHFGIRDGDQLHFVELRCPVEE, from the exons ATGTTCTTCATGTCTCAAATTGAACCCATTGTCCCCGATTCTTGCTGTATCTCCCCTCGCTTTCATACCAACAGTTTTCGCCGCTCTCTTCGCTACAATCGCCTTCCGCCCCAGCTCCTCCGCCTCTCCGTCTTGAAATTGGACGGCTCTTCTTTCG aGGTGCAAGTTGAAAGGACGGCGACGGTGGCCGCGGTTAGAGATGCGGTGGAGAGTGTTTTCTGTGAAATGTCGATGAATAAAGAAGATTTCAATATTTCTTG GCCACATGTGTGGGGTCATTTTTGCTTATGCTATAAACATTTCAAGCTCATGGACGACAAATCTCGTATTCAACATTTTGGAATTCGTGATGGTGACCAG CTGCATTTTGTGGAATTGAGATGTCCCGTAGAAGAATAA